Proteins from a genomic interval of Medicago truncatula cultivar Jemalong A17 chromosome 3, MtrunA17r5.0-ANR, whole genome shotgun sequence:
- the LOC11444168 gene encoding nuclear transport factor 2A: MDPNALSKAFVEHYYTTFDTNRPNLAALYQDGSMLTFEGQQIMGSQNIVTKLTSLPFQQCHHSITTVDCQPSGANGGMLVFVSGNLQLAGEQHALKFSQMFHLIPTPQGSYYVWNDIFRLNYA, translated from the exons ATGGATCCAAACGCATTGTCAAAGGCATTCGTGGAACACTACTACACCACCTTCGACACCAACCGTCCCAATCTCGCCGCTCTCTATCAAGATGGTTCCATGCTCACCTTCGAAGGTCAGCAAATTATGGGATCTCAGAATATCGTCACTAAACTCACTTCTCTCCCTTTCCAGCAGTGCCATCACTCCATCACCACCGTTGATTGTCAACCTTCTGGCGCTAACGGCGGCATGCTCGTCTTTGTCAGTGGTAATCTTCAGCTCGCCGGCGAACAACACGCCCTCAAATTCAGTCAG ATGTTCCATTTGATACCAACACCGCAAGGAAGCTATTATGTGTGGAATGACATATTCCGTTTGAACTATGCATGA